The proteins below are encoded in one region of Apium graveolens cultivar Ventura chromosome 4, ASM990537v1, whole genome shotgun sequence:
- the LOC141718986 gene encoding uncharacterized protein LOC141718986, with protein sequence MGEASTEGVGGHSAPITAAAPTATATGAFQPLWGFRRGDTVVGSTKHTWDWSYHSVTPKDFTDVVATPDLERIKLMGAQSLASSNAYFQGAVRQAESWKRASDKADNALRRQQKKYATLEKKLKRKEEELGESNAELVVLRAEKDKAIDNYLDSEEFAQSMRIRDDSVFPGFFRTGWDTALGTVNEACPDINPTDYVCPDDEALLQRFRTRVVVSDHVSQDPLLPPPESSSRPAEDDSSSSSSKTTETSSESGEDDDMDAEEDVCSKSKLVSL encoded by the exons atgggggaggcttcaactgaaggagttgggggccatagtgctcctatcactgctgctgcccctactgctactgccacaggcgccttccagcctctctggggattccgccgaggggacaccgtggttggttccacgaaacatacttgggattggtcctaccatagcgtgactccaaaggactttactgatgtggtggccacccctgaccttgagaggattaagctcatgggagcccaatctctggcttcg tctaacgcctattttcaaggcgccgtgaggcaagccgagtcatggaagcgggcttctgataaggccgacaatgccctcaggaggcaacagaagaagtatgctaccctggagaagaagctcaagcgcaaggaagaagaactcggagagtccaacgccgagctagtggtacttcgggcggagaaggataaagctatagacaactatctggactcggaggagtttgcccaatccatgaggattagggatgattcagtctttcccgggttttttaggactggttgggacacggcccttgggaccgtgaacgaggcttgtcctgatattaacccgacggactatgtctgccctgatgacgaggctttgctacagaggtttcgtacccgagtagttgtctcggatcatgtttctcaggatccactccttcctcctcccgagtcttcttccagaccagctgaggacgatagctcttcctcctcctccaagacgacagagacatccagcgagagcggagaggacgatgatatggatgccgagg AAGATGTATGCTCAAAATCTAAATTAGTTTCTCTATAA